The Puntigrus tetrazona isolate hp1 chromosome 19, ASM1883169v1, whole genome shotgun sequence genome has a segment encoding these proteins:
- the ubap2l gene encoding ubiquitin-associated protein 2-like isoform X3, giving the protein MMTSVGGSRTRGNWEQTQGQTQSQSQHKQRPQATAEQIRLAQMISDHNDADFEEKVKQLIDITGKDQDESMIALHDCNGDVNRAINVLLEGSPDTDSWEMVGKKKGVSGQKESAQTDGVDEGKENREKGGERDVARRRGGAPRRGRGASRGREFRGQENGLDGAKAGGVAGRGTERGRRGRGRGRGGAGRRGGRFSAQGMGTFNPADYTEPAQTEESYTSGSTWSNTGNLEPEDGNRLEFTGGEGTNYPRKFDSAPGAWRTATEEWGMEDWNEDLSETKIFTASSVASMPIPQENVTITAGQRIDLAVLLGKTPPSSSSEAEPVSHEGPQPSSLSQSLVFSNSKLTASLSQSSSSAPYSQHSMVSMLSKGFGDVGDPKGTTGGSTTGSQFLEQIKTARALAQLAAQHSQSGPPNAGPSTWDTSPTALGQYDMKPQAEPVHSPFTKRQPYQPTSTSSMMDAFLQDKATPASTTSTLPPQSTPSSSSSLPQTVTTPLSKPSGPTPGQQNSSSPADPQASSPLPLQQHKLKQQKKRASITSKIPALAVEMPGSADISGLNLQFGALQFGSEPVLPEYDASAAVATTTPGNQGQNSLYTSASKWVSCLEQATALSNPSQMELYEPRASQTRRYPPSVSSSPQKDIQSKNGFGSMQTSQSLEAAAGSAVAVKPSSESIVPPSVSNISSLADPSSGPSSLLTTSNQTPLSALGHEDPSPSSLAPPQHNNSLPTQQNSLAPSSVRTSNTSLLHQSVDGDSSLHSSSFSSVSAVAPSVPPPSSVNSAAPVSHSGPVAPSSSVSSVSVQSALGPVSSLTMGLNSGAGVASMPPPMAAASSSSSAASATAVPSSASSSRSTAASGKAPPNLPPGVPPLLPNPYIMAPGLLHPYPPQVYGYDDLQMLQTRIPLDYYSIPFATPTTALTGREGSLTSNPYSAGDLSKFGRGDASSPAPATTLAQPQQTQTQTHHTTQQPFLNPALPPGYSYTSLPYYTGVPGLPNTFQYGPAMFPVAPTSSKQHGVNVGVNASATPFQQASGYGSHGYSTGYEDLGQAPAGSGDFCKGGYGTAVAAAAAAAAAAASAQNKPASSVTGPGVGVSVTSSNTGVPDISGSVYTKTQSFEKQGFHTGTPSASFSLPSALGSGGPINPPAAAGYAPAPYMHILTPHQQPHSQMLHHHLQQDGQSGSGQRSQNASLQQKSQINKSGYNSYNWGGN; this is encoded by the exons atgatGACTTCAGTGGGCGGAAGCCGGACCCGGGGCAACTGGGAGCAGACGCAGGGTCAGACACAGAGCCAGTCACAGCACAAGCAGAGGCCCCAG gcCACCGCTGAGCAGATCCGACTCGCGCAGATGATCTCGGACCATAATGATGCAGACTTTGAAGAGAAGGTCAAACAG ctGATTGACATCACAGGAAAGGATCAGGATGAGTCCATGATAGCGCTTCACGACTGTAATGGAGATGTCAACAGAGCCATCAACGTTCTGTTGGAGGGCAGCCCTGACACT GACTCGTGGGAGATGGTTGGAAAGAAGAAAGGCGTTTCAGGTCAGAAGGAAAGCGCACAGACCGATGGAGTAGATGAAGGGAAGGAGAACCGAGAGAAAGGGGGAGAAAGAGATGTGGCACGTCGCAGAGGAGGGGCCCCGCGGAGGGGCCGTGGAGCCAGTCGCGGGCGAGAGT TCCGTGGGCAGGAGAATGGGTTGGATGGGGCCAAGGCAGGTGGAGTTGCAGGCAGAGGAACGGAGCGAGGCCGTCGGGGAAGAGGCAGAGGAAGAG GTGGAGCTGGAAGACGAGGAGGGAGGTTTTCAGCTCAGGGCATGGG taCGTTTAACCCAGCGGACTACACTGAGCCAGCCCAAACGGAGGAGAGCTACACAAGCGGCAGCACTTGGAGTAACACAGGCAACCTGGAACCCGAGGATGGAAACA GGCTTGAGTTTACAGGTGGAGAGGGAACAAACTATCCTCGAAAGTTTGACTCGGCCCCTG GTGCTTGGAGAACTGCCACAGAAGAGTGGGGCATGGAGGACTGGAATGAGGAT TTGTCAGAGACCAAGATATTCACTGCCTCCAGTGTGGCATCCATGCCCATTCCACAGGAGAATGTCACCATTACTGCTGGACAGAG GATTGATCTGGCAGTGTTGCTGGGGAAGACGcctccctcctcttcctcagagGCAGAGCCTGTTTCGCATGAAGGCCCACAGCCGTCATCTCTGTCTCAGTCTCTGGTGTTCAGCAACTCCAAGCTGACAGCATCACTGTCCCAGTCCTCCTCCAGTGCTCCTTACAGCCAGCACAGCATG GTGAGCATGCTGAGTAAGGGTTTTGGTGATGTTGGCGATCCAAAAGGAACCACTGGAGGCTCCACAACTGGTTCTCAGTTTTTGGAGCAGATTAAGACGGCCCGGGCTTTGGCCCAGCTAGCAGCCCAACACTCACAAAGTGGCCCGCCCAATGCTGGTCCATCTACCTGGGATACCAGCCCCACTGCACTGGGGCAGTATG ATATGAAACCTCAAGCAGAGCCTGTGCACAGTCCCTTCACCAAACGGCAGCCCTACCAGCCCACCTCCACTTCCTCAATGATGGATGCCTTCTTACAGGACAAAGCCACACCTGCTTCTACCACCTCGACCCTGCCTCCTCAGTCCaccccatcatcatcatcatcattgcCCCAGACAGTCACCACCCCGCTCTCCAAACCCTCGGGACCCACCCCAGGTCAGCAGAACTCCTCTAGTCCAGCTGACCCACAGGCATCCAGCCCACTCCCACTGCAGCAGCACAAACTCAAACAGCAGAAGAAGAGGGCTTCCATCACAAGCAAG ATTCCAGCCCTAGCGGTGGAGATGCCAGGCTCTGCAGATATATCTGGGCTCAACCTGCAGTTTGGAGCATTACAGTTCGGCTCTGAACCGGTGCTTCCGGAGTACGATGCCTCGGCAGCTGTTGCCACAACGACACCAGGCAACCAAGGCCAAAACAGCCTTTACACAAGTGCTAGCAAGTGGGTATCATGTCT TGAGCAAGCAACAGCCCTGTCCAATCCCAGTCAGATGGAGCTTTATGAGCCAAGAGCCAGCCAGACTCGGCGCTACCCTCCTTCGGTGTCCTCCTCACCACAGAAAGACATTCAGTCCAAG AATGGGTTCGGTTCGATGCAGACGTCACAATCTCTGGAAG CTGCAGCAGGCTCTGCAGTGGCCGTGAAACCATCGTCTGAATCAATCGTCCCACCATCGGTTTCCAACATATCCTCACTGGCTGACCCTTCATCAGGTCCATCTTCCCTGCTGACTACATCCAATCAGACGCCTCTCAGTGCTCTTGGACATGAAGACCCCTCACCCAGCTCGCTGGCACCTCCTCAGCACAATAA CTCTCTCCCTACACAGCAAAACAGTTTGGCACCTTCTTCAGTTCGCACTTCAAACACAAGTCTGCTG CACCAAAGCGTGGATGGCGATTCCAGCTTGCACTCCTCGTCATTCTCCTCTGTCTCTGCTGTGGCTCCTTCAGTTCCCCCACCTTCTTCAGTTAATTCAGCAGCCCCTGTTTCCCACAGTGGCCCTGTTGCCCCCTCTTCATCTGTCAGTTCGGTCTCAGTGCAGTCTGCACTTGGCCCGGTTAGCAGTCTGACCATGGGATTGAACAGTGGTGCTGGTGTGGCTTCAATGCCCCCCCCTATGGCTgctgcatcatcatcatcatctgctgCCTCGGCCACTGCAGTACCTTCATCTGCCTCATCGTCTCGCAGCACGGCTGCCTCAG GGAAAGCTCCTCCAAACCTGCCTCCTGGAGTGCCGCCCCTGCTGCCCAACCCTTACATCATGGCTCCTGGTCTGCTTCACCCATACCCA CCTCAAGTGTATGGCTATGATGACTTACAGATGCTGCAGACAAGGATACCACTG GATTATTACAGCATCCCATTTGCTACTCCAACCACAGCGCTGACTGGCAGGGAAGGCAGTTTGACAAGCAACCCTTATTCTG CTGGTGATCTGTCGAAGTTTGGCCGTGGCGATGCATCATCTCCTGCCCCAGCCACAACATTGGCCCAGCCCCAGCAGACCCAGACACAAACGCACCATACCACCCAGCAGCCCTTCCTTAACCCAGCCCTTCCACCGGGATACAGCTACACCAGCCTGCCCTATTATACTGGTGTGCCTGGTCTGCCCAACACCTTCCAGTACGGCCCTGCCATGTTTCCG GTGGCTCCTACCTCCTCCAAACAGCACGGTGTGAATGTCGGTGTCAATGCGTCTGCAACACCCTTCCAGCAAGCTAGCGGTTATGGATCACATGGATACAGCACtg GCTATGAGGATTTGGGCCAGGCTCCGGCAGGGAGCGGGGATTTCTGTAAGGGCGGCTACGGCACCGCCGTTGCCGCAGCCGCtgctgccgccgccgccgctgctTCTGCGCAAAACAAGCCCGCCAGCTCCGTCACCGGGCCCGGAGTGG